GGCGTCGCCCCCGAGCGGCACGGAGCGGCGGAAGTCCCGCTTGGCCACCATGTCGCGGACCGTGGCCGCGCCGTCCGCGAGCTCTTCTTCCCCCACGATGAGCGTGAAGCGTGCCCCCTCCCTGTGGGCACGCCGCATCTGACTCCGGAGACTTCGGTCGCCGCTTTCCATCTCGACGCGGACGCCGGCCCTCCGGAGCCGGTGGGCGAGCCCCTGTGCCGCCTTTTCGGCGGGCCGACCGACGGGGGCCACGAACACCTCCACCCCTCCGGGCTCGGGGTGCGGTCCCGCCACCATGGCGAGTCGCTCGATCCCGAGAGCCACGCCCACGGCGGGAACGTCCGGCCCACCCAGTGCTTCGACGAGCCCGTCGTACCGCCCTCCGCCCCCGATCGCGTTCTGCGCCCCGAGCCCGGCCGCGAGTACCTCGAAAGCCGTCCGGCAGTAGTAGTCGAGCCCTCGCACGAGCCTCGGGTTTTCCCGGAACGCGATTCCCTCCGCCGAGACCAGCTCGCGCACGCGGGAGAAGTGCTCGCGGCACGCCTCGCACCAGAACTCCGGCAGCGACGGTGCGTTCTCGGTCGCCGCCCGGCAAGCTTCTTCCTTGCAGTCGAGGATGCGCAACGGGTTGCCCCCGAGTCGACGGCGGCAGTTTTCGCACAGGCGCTCGCCGAGCCGCTCGCCGAACTTGCGCACCGCCTCGCGGAAGCGAGGTCGGCACGCCGAACAGCCGAGAGAATTGAGCTCGAACCAGGCCCGCTCCACCGCGAGCTCGTCCAGGAGGTCCGCCACGAGGAGGATCACCTCCGCGTCGAGTACCGGATCTTCGCGCCCGAAAGCCTCGACGCCGATCTGGTGGAACTGCCGGTACCGACCCTTCTGAGGGCGCTCCCGCCGGAACATAGGTCCGATGTAGTAAAACTTAGCTTCGGGGTTCTTTACATAGATGCTGTGTTCCACGTAGGCACGGACGACCGAGGCGGTGCCTTCGGGACGCAGAGCGAGCCGCGTTCCGTCCCGGTCCTCGAACGTGTACATTTCCTTTTCCACGATGTCGGAAAACTCGCCGATGGAGCGACCGAAAAGCGCCGCCTTTTCCGCCACCGGAAGTCGGATTTCGTCGTAGTGGTAGCGCGCGAAAAGCGTTCGCGCCGTGCGCTCGATCCAGCTCCACCGCGCGCTCTCTTCGGGAAGAACGTCGCGAAAACCCTTGACTGCGGAGATTTTCATCCGGAGGAGCTTGCGCGGGGGGTGGCGAGTAGCTATCAGAGGGGTTCCGCCAAGTCAACGAAGGAACGGGCCGAGCACAGGGGAGAACGACCCGGCACGTGGCTCGAAGAACGACACCGCGAACGCATGCGAGCCCCCGGATGTTTCCCCGCGTTCTTTCCCGCGCGGTGCTTCCGGCCTTCCTGGGCATGCTGCTCTTCGCGCCTCCCGCCCTCTGCCAACCGCGCGGCATCCAGCAGCTCAACGGATTCGAGGGCGGCGGCGCCGGCGACTACACGACGCAAGGGGCTACGGTCGTCGAGCCCGAGCTCTTTCCCCCTCCGGACCCTCCTCCGGAGGGTGTCTTCGGTTTCGTGGCCCGGAGCGGCCGCTTCGTCCTGCGAACGCGCAGCGTATCGGGCGAGGTGTCCTACGCGGAAGCGGCGCTTCCCGTCGCCGCGAACCAGGTGAGCGACGGAATCTGGGCCTGCTTCCGAACCCTTCCGTCCTCCCCGCGGCGCATCCGGAGCTGGTGGGCCGGTACGACCCCGGTCTTCGAACTTTGGCTCGAGCCCGACGGTAGGGTCCGGCTCCAGGCAGGAGCTCGGTCCGAAATTTCCACGACGGCGATGGCCGACTGCACCTTCGACTTCACGCACTACGAAGTTCTTTACTTCGCGAACGGCTCCCTCACGCTCCGGGTCGGGGGGTTCGTGGAAGCCACCCTGTTCCCGGGCCTCTCCTCGCCCGTCGACCGAACGAGAATCGGACCCGACGAGCCCTCCGGCGGGAGCCTCGAACTTTTCTGGGACGACCACACGTTCGGCCAGAGCTCGCTGTTCCACGGCGAGCTCCGTATCGCTTCCCTTCACCCCACGCAGGACGGCCAGTTCGCCGAGTGGACGGCGCAAACCAACCGCACGGGCCCGCCCTGCGACGACCTGGGCCTTTTCGGCTGCGTCCTCGAGCGCCCCCCGGACGGGGAAGAGACCCTCGTTTCGTCGGACGCGGCCGGCACGAGGGCTTCTTTCTGCCACGAAACGACGGCGGACCTTTTTCTTTTCGGCGAAATGCTCGCCGTCAAAACACTGGCCATCGCGCGAGGAGATCCCGGCGCGGGGTTCGAGCTCGGGCTCGAGCTCGACTCGCCGGCTTGCGGGGGAACCTCGGGCGGCGTGCCGGTGGCGAGTCCGTTCTCCCCCGATTCGTCCTTCCGGGGATTCGCACGCGTGGACGAGGTGAATCCCCTGGGGCCGGCTCCCTGGCAAGGCATCGACATCGACCGGACGGAGATCTTTCTCGCCCAAGCCTCGGACGGCGCTCGGGTAGAGGTCACGCAGGTCTTCCAGGAGGTGGCGTACGACACGACGGGGTTCCCCACGCCCACACTCTCGCCCTCGCCGACGCCGACCGTCACGCCCAGTCCCACGAAAACGCGCACGTTCACGCCCACCGCCACACCGAGCGTCACTCCCACCGTCACGCGCACCCCGACGCCCAGCCCGACCCCCACCGTTTCGCCCACACCCACTCCATCCCGGACCCCTACTCCTTCCCCGACTCCTACGCCCACCCCCACCGCCACGCCGTCTCGGACCCCGACCCTGACCGCCACTCCGAGCCCGACGCCCACGCGGACACCTACCCCGACTCCCACCACGAGCCCGACGCCGTCCTTCTCACCCTCCTCCACGCCTTCGCCCCTTCCGACGCCTACCGGGACGTTCACACCGAGCGCCACGCCCAGCCACACGCCTTCTCCGTCTCCCACGGCGACCTTCACGCCCACTCCGCTTCCGACCGCCACTCCCACGAGCCCGTTGCGAGCTCTCACGCACCTGAACGGCTTCGAGGCCGGGTCGCGGGAAGACTACAGGGTCGGTGCAGGCGTACCGACCGCCACTTCGCTGGCCCGAAGCGGCCTCTGGGGCATGGGGACCGCGTCGGCGGGAGCGCCGGAATATCTCTTTTTCGAGCTCGCATCGCCCACGGGTGTCTTCACGGACGGCTTCTGGGCATGCCGTCGCACGTCTTCCCTTTCCGCCTCGCGCCGGATCCGGTCGTGGCTTTCGAGCCCCGTGATCGCCGTGGTCTCGCTCTACCTCGAACCCGACTTCCGGGTCTCCGTCCGGGTCGAGGGCACACCGCTCGGGACGAGCAGCACGCCTATGAGCGCGTGCCCGAACTTCACGCGCTACGAGCTCCAGTACGAAGCGGGAGGGTTCGTCCGCCTGCGCGTCGACGGTAGCCAGGAGGTCGAAGCCACCCACGCTTCGACGGCCACGATCGTGCGAAGCCACATCGGACCCGATACGACCGGCTCACCCGTCGACCTCGTCTGGGACGATCATACCTTCTCTCCTTCGCTCGTCTTCCCCGGAGAGCTGCAAATCCGCGGGCTCGCGGTCACGACCGACGAACAGATCACGGGGTGGGGCAGCGGAGGCGGGTGCGGCGTGCCGGGGCTCTTCACCTGCGTTCGAGACGTTCCGCCGAACGAATCCCTGTTCGTACAAACCACCCTCGACGGAGCGAGAATCGCCTTCTGCCACGAGCCGACGAGCGAGGCGGGCATTTTCGGTTCGATTCTCGCCCTCAAAGTCACGGCTCACGCACGGCGCGAGAGCCAGTCGGTCCAGAGCCCGATGAACCTTTTCGTCCGTACCGACGCTCCGGCGTGCGGAGGAGCGGATCCGCAGAGACACGACGCGCCGGCGAATTTCGTGCCGGAGGTGTTCTACCAGGGCTTCGGCCGGATTCTCGAGACGAATCCGCGAACGGGTCTCCCGTGGACGGGGGCGGAAATCGACCGCACTTCGGTGGGCGTGACCCACTTCAACGACAACGAAGCGGCACGTCTCGCTCAGGTACACGTCTCGGTCGCGTTCGACACGACGGGATTCCCGTCTCCCACGGCGACCCCCAGTCGAACCCCGACTCCCACACCCACGCCGCGGCCCCCCACGCCCACCGCGAGCTTCTCGCCGACGAACTCACCCACGCCCACGCGCACGGCGTCTTCGACACCCACCCCCAACCCCACCTCGACGGCGACGGCCACGTTTTCCGCCACACCTTCCCGAACTCCCACGAACACACGCACGCCGACCATCACCCGAACTCCCACGAACACGCGCACGCCGACGAGGACCCCCACCCCACCGCCCACCTCGGAGATCACCGCGACTCCTTCGGCGACTCTCACGGCCACGCCGAGCCCCGCTCCCACGACTCCCACCCCGACGCCCGAATCTCCTACGCGCACCCCCACCGCTTCCGCGACTTCCACTCCTGCTTCCGCCTCTCCGACGCCGACAGCGAGCGAGGTCCCGACCGGCTCGCCGACCACGACGCCGGCCGAGGGCACGCCGACACCGACCGCCCCCACGGCGGCGCCGACTCCGAGCCCCACTGCATCCGCTTCCCCGTCTCCCACGGCCACCGCGAGCTCGCTTCCCACTCCCGGCGTCGATCTACTCATTCTGAGCGGCCCCGAAACCCAGCCCTGCGTCTTCGACGTCGCGGCGAGTCTCATCGGCTTCGGTAACGCCTCGACACCGCTTTCGCGAATCGGGAACGACCCGCTCTTTTCCGACCCCACGGAGCTACGCTCCCGATACCGCGCCATCGTCGTCCCGGGGGGCCTGTCTCCGGCGGATTTCACGCAACTCGCGCGCCTGGTCGCTCCCGGAGGAGTTCTTTCGGAATTCGCGCGGCTCGGTGGCTCGCTCGTCCTCGACCTCCGGGGGTCGTTGCCCGACCCGCCGCCCGACGCCCTGGCTCCACGGGGCGTGAACGCGGACCTGAGCCGCACGCACGCGACGGGTGTCATCGTCGCCCCTTCCCATCCTTACTTCACGGGCTTCGGCTTCGCCGGAAGGATGCTCGGACCGGATGACTTCGAGGGCTGGGACCCCGTCGACCAGGGAAGCCTCACCGACATCGGCGATGCGACGATCCTCGTCGGCAACGAAAGCCTGGCTCCCTCGATGATCGAGTACGCCTGGGGAAGCGGAAAGGTGATCGCCACGACCCTCAACTTCTGTGCGCAGGGCGCGAACGGGCCCGACCGTCCGGCCCTCGAGAATCTCCTGCGCTACGCGAGGTTCTTTTCCGGCACGGCCCTCACCCCGGCTCCTACGTTCACACCGACCTGGACTCCCACCGACACCCCGGTACCGCCCACTCCGACACGGACGCCCACCGGGCGGGCCACGGCCACGCCGACCCCTTCGCCGTCCCCCACCACCACCTTGCCGACGCTGCGTCCCGGAGACATCGACCGGAACGGGAAGCTCGAAGAGGCCGATCTGCGACTTCTCCTGCGGCTGCTCTTCGAGTTCAGCGGGATACCGGTTTCCGCCTCCGGTGCTCCGCGCGAAGCGGACGCGAACTTCGACGACTTTCTCACCGCGGCGGACGTCGTGGGATGGCTCGCCGCCCGCGCGGCCGAAAACGAGCGCCCGCCGTTCCAGGACAACGCCGGACCCGCCCTGCAAATCCCCTACCGCAAGGCCCTCCGCGGGAACGCGATCCGACCTCGCCCCTACGGCGCGAAGAGTGGTTCGCGCTCCTTCGGGGGTCCCGCGGCTTCCACGTAGGCGAGAAGGGCGCGCTCGAGCTCGCGCACGCTCGCGAGCACGCGGTCCCGCAGCTCCGGGTGCTCCTCGGTCTTCGAACCCAGCGCGTACTGCCCGGTCACGATCGTCCTGTAGCGTTCCTCGCCCTCGTCGGCGAAATCCGTCGCCTCGAAAACGACCATCGTGTCCCCGTCCGGAGAGTTCCGCACCGTGATCGTGCTGATGAGACGGATCCGCGGGACGGGCTCCGCCGTGGGCTTCGGAGTCGGTTCGTACCATCCGAGCTCCTGCACCACGGGTGGCGGAGCGACGGCCCAGACGAAGGGTAGGAGAGAAAAAACCCAGAGGAGCGTCCACTTCGAGAACCGCATTCGTTTCCTCCAAGAGCCACGCGCGACCTTATCGGCACGCCGGGACCTTTGCAAAGCCGGGTTTCACGGGGCGCGGCAGTTCGGGTCGGGGTGGAGACAGGGAGCGCGGACGACGATCTCGCGTTCGTTGCCGACGTTCCCCCCGACGTCACGCAAACGAACCTTGAGACGCGTGTCGCCGGGCGGGAAAGCCATCTCGAGTGCCACCCGTCCGCAGAACTGGACGGTGGAGGCGGGGTCGATCGTGGCGAAGCGGCCGAGCGGGTCCAGCGTGCAGGGCTCCGCTGGCTCCTTGGCCTCGAAGCGGCAGCCGAAGTCGTTGAGTGCATCCGAAACCGCCGGGTTTCCCTCGAAATCGGGGGGATCGACACCGGGAACTCCTCCCGTGGGTCTCGGGGTCGGAAGGCTGGGCTCGCACACGAGAGGGTTTCCGTCACCGAGCTTTTTCGAGGAAAGGATCTGGATGTCGGGACGACCTCCGGGGTTGAAAACCTGCCGGCCCACGCGGAGCCCGCTCGTGCCCCTGCGGCCTTCGACCACGAGGAGGAAACCACTCGGAACCGGGCGGCAGAAAACGGGGATCCCCCCCTCGGTCACCTCGATCGGCGCGTCGCAGGGGTCGAACACTCCGTCGTCCCGCCTGGCGACGAAGGCCGTCACCTGCGGTCCGAAGGGCAGCGGTTCGGTGGGGGTGCGCGTCTGCGTGGCCGTCGGTGTGCGGGACGGCGAGGGCGTGGGGGTCGGAGTCGGTGTTCGCGTGGGCGTCCGGGTCAGGGACGGCGTGAACGTCACGGTGGCAGTAGGGACGGGGGTGCGCGTCCGCGTGGGCGACGGCGTGAAGGTGGGGATTCTCGTTTCCGTCGGGGTCCGGGTCGCCGTTCCGGTTCGCGTGGGCGTGGGAGTGCGGGTGGGAGTGGCCGAGTGCGTGGGCGTGGGAGTACGGGTGGGAGTCCTCGAAGAGGTCACCGTGGGGGTAGGGCTCGCGGCGCGGGTCGCGGAGGGCGTGGCGGTCGGGGACCATGTGACGGTGCCGGTCGGGGTCGGAGTCGGAGTCCGGGAGAAGAATTCCGTCGGGGAGCCGGTCGGCGTGACCGACGGAGATCCGGAGGGCGGAGTGCCGGTCGGAGTCTCCGTGGGAGACACGGAAACGGTCGCGGAAAAAGTGGGAGAAGGTGGGGTAGGCGAACTTCCGAAGAGGAAAAGGACCGCCACGAGGTCGGCGGCACCGACTCTGCCGTCGCCGTCGACGTCGGCTCCGGGACATCCTCCTTCTGCGAAGATCCCCTCGACGAGCGCCGGAAGGTCGGCGTCGTCGAGAAACCCGTCGCAGTTCGCGTCACCGGGAAAACCCGGCGCGGTCGCGAACGCCTGCGTGTGGCAGAGGAGACCGAGCCCCACAAGGAAGAGCGGAACCCGCAAGGGACGGCCTCTCTCGCTCGTTCAGCGATCCGCGAACGTGAACATCGTGATGCCGTCGCCCAGAATGGGCAGGTGGAGCTGCGGAGCCGCGAAGACGAGCCTACCGGGGCCACCTTCTCGCTCGAAGTCCGTGCAGGAAAAGTTCTCCCCGCGGAGCTCGAACTCGAGAGGTGGAACCCCGACGAGGGCGTTCGGATTCTCGACTCGTCCGAAAGACCGTTCGGTGGTGAACGCCAGAGCCAGAGAAATTCCCGTCCCCTCGTCCCCACAGGGCAGAGCGGATTCCTGCGAGAGCTCGACGGGAAACCCCTGGAGACCCAGTTGCGGAAGCGGCGCGATCACCATGGCCCCGGGGGAGACGTCGCGGTCGTCGGGCTGCACGACCCCCAAGGGGCCGTTGCAGACACCCGGATGCGGAGCACCCGCTCCCTCCACGAGACCTCCCGCCGCGAGGCAATCCTGTTCCGTAAAACCGTCCACCCCCACCGTACCGAGCACGTGGTTCTGGACGAGCCCGGCGGAGAAAGACGCGCTCGGGCGGCACGAGAGAAGGATCGCGTCCCGGTCCACGACCGTCTCGCCGTTCCGCTCTCCGCGGGCGACCGCACGCACCACCTGCCCTGCAGGACGACCGCAAGAGAGAAGCCCTGCCGCCGAGACCGGAGCCATCGGCTTCAGGCAAAGGACGAGACCGGCCAAGGCTCGGAGGTCGGCGAACAGGTATTCCGACGTGTCCACGATGTCCACGACGGCCACACCCGTCTGCGGGTCGGTCGGGCCCGCATGGAACACGATCTCGCCCTGGAAGGGCCCGAGGGCGAGACCGTTGACGCCGAACGACGAGCCACCGGGCGAGAGGACGAAACGCCGGGTGCCGATCTCGGGGCGGAATTGCCCGCGCAACGGCACCTCCACCGGAACGGGATCCGTGCAAGCCGATTCCCCGGCCGGCAGGAGCTCGCGGAGTGCGGCCGAGAGGCTCCGCGCGACACTCCCCCCTCGCAACCGGACGGCGGAAATTTCCACACCCGTCGGGTCGCAATCGGGAAGGTCCGGGTCGGGTGTCGCGAGACACACCGAGAGCGAGAACGTGCACTTCCCGTCGACGGCTCCGTCCTCGTCGCACTCGGGATCGCCGTCGGCGCAGTCGACGACCCGCGATCCCGGTGCCCTCGGCTCCACTCCTCCCCACGTGAGGAGGCAATCCGTCGAACGTCGACCGCCGCCTTCGATTTCGCAGTTCTCGGGACAATCGGCCCCGGCGAGAACGGGCAAAAGGCAGAAAACGAGCGCCGAGGAAACGATGCCGAATCTTTTCATGCGCTTTCCCCCCGGAAGACTCGCGGAGAGCGCAAGATAGAGTCTTCCGGGCGACGAATCAACGCACGGAAAACCGGCCCGGCCCTGCGACGTCGAATTCCTTTCCCGAACGATCGATCCGACCGCCGAACGGCACGCGCTCTCAGGGCCCCAGGATGCGGAGCTCCACGCGGCGGTTCCGCGCCCTTCCTTCGGGCGTGTCGTTCGACGCGATCGGTCTCGACTCGCCGTATCCGACCACCGAGAGCCGCGCCGGGTCGATGCCGGCCGCGACGAGATAACGGTAGACCGCTCGGGCACGGCGTTCGGAGAGCTTCTGGTTGTAAGCCTCGCTCGCGATCGAATCCGTGTGTCCTTCGATCACGACCTTGACGTCCGGATTCTCGCGGAGGATGGCCACGGCCTCCTCGAGCACGGGCCGGGCATCGGGACGGATATCGCTCTTGTCGTAGTCGAACTCGACCCCGCGCAGGATGATCTTTTTCTTGACGGGCCGGGGGGTCGGGGTCGGGGGTGGGAGCGTGGGGGTCGGTGTCGGTGTCGGAGCTTCCGGATCGAACACCATGTGGCCCACGAGGCCACAGAGCACGAGACCCACGGCCCCGCCGATCAGCGCCCCTTTCCACTGCTCCTTGTCGTCGCAAACGACGACCGGGGGCTCCCCTTCGACGTTGAGCGCCGTGCATCCCGGCCGGTTGTTCTGGATGACCCACCCGGTTCCCGCCCCGACGGCGCCGCACGCGAGCGCCGGGACGAGCGTGCCCTTCCCCCACGGCTTGCGCGCCATTCGCCGTGCGAAGTCGCATCCGCAGAGAACGAGCAGGCACGCGCAAGCGGCCACCAACGTTCGGCTTCTGAGCATACGGGAAAACCTGCGCTCGGGAGTTTTTAGTTTTTCAGAACCCGGGGCCGTTTTTCAAAAGAAAAACGCTACGGGACCGATTTCCCTCCGGGCTCGGGCGGCAGAGGTACGAGCCGGACGAGCACGATCCGTCCTTCTTCCACTTTCTTCGCGCTCGGCCGGTAAAAGCCGAGCCAAGCGAGCCAGTACTTCCGGGCGTAGAGTTCGCCGAGCCGCTCGGCGAGGCCGGGATCCGTCGAGAGTTCGGCGCGTGCAGCCACGAACGGACCGTCGGGGGAGAGCCCGACGAAAAGCCGACGACCCTTCCGGGCCCTCCTGGCCTTGTAGCTCGTCGGTTTCGTGTTGATCCAGAGCTCGCCGTCGAGAAGCCCGAACCAGACCGGCGCCGCCGGGCTCCGCGTCCCGTCCTTTCTTTCGGAAGCCACGTAAATCGTCTTCGCCCGCTCGAGCTCCCGCCGCATCTCGGGAGGCCACCCGACGGCGAACGCCGACCCGGCCACCGCGATCCAGAACAGCACCGACCTTCCGACCGACCGTCTCATGGCATTTTCTCCCCGACCTTCGGCTTCTCGAAGCGTGCGGCACGCGGGCCGCGTCGGATCTCGCCGATCCACCAAGCCTGCTCTCCCCCGCGCCCGAGTTCCCCGAGGAGCTCGGGGGCGACCTTCCTCTCGACGACGAGCACGAACCCCACCCCCATGTTGAACGTCCGGTACATTTCTCTCTCCCCGACGGGCCCGAGCCGAGCGACGAGGTCGAAAATCGGCGGGACCGGCCACGTACCCTTCCAGAACACGACCCCGTGCCCCTCCGGCAGCACACGCGGGACGTTCTCGACGAGTCCTCCGCCCGTGATGTGAGCCATGGCCTTGACCCGGAAGCGCGTCAGGATCCGGCGGACGAGCGGGACGTAAATCCTGGTCGGCCGCAAGAGCTCGTCGGCGAGCCTGCAGCCGAGCTCCGGAATGCGCGCGTCGAGGGGGAGCGCGGCTTTGTCGAGAAGGACGCGGCGCACCAGCGAGAAGCCGTTGCTGTGGAGGCCCGCCGAAGCGAGGCCGATCACGGCATCCCCCTCCCGCACGTCCCGGCCGTCGACGACTTTTTTCTCCTCGACCACGCCGACGACGAAGCCCGCAAGATCGTACTCCCCGCCGGGGTAGAACGACGGCAGCTCCGCGATTTCCCCGCCCACCAGCGCGCAACCGGCCTCCCTGCACCCCTCGGCGATGCCCGCGAGGACTTCCTTCGCCACGCGCGTTTCGAGCCTTCCGGTCGCGAAGTAGTCGAGGAACACGAGCGGCTCCGCCCCGAGCGTGAGTACGTCGTTGACGTTCATCGCCACGAGGTCGATTCCCACCTCGCGATGCCGTGCCGCGGCCAGGGCCACGCGCAGTTTCGTCCCCACGCCGTCCGTGGACGCGACCCAGAGGGGCCGGCGGTACCGGCGCGGCGCGCGGAAGAGAGCCCCGAACCCGCCGATGCCCCGGAGAACCTCGGGCCGCGAGGTCTTCCGTGCGAGCTCGGCGATCGTATCCACCAGCCGACTCGCCCTGCGCGCGTCGACCCCTGCCGATCGGTAACTCAGCCCTCGCGCCATGGAGAAAGAACGTCGCTCTTGTCTTGACCGCGCCCGGCGAGACCCGTATGGGAAGGCGCCGTGCGCGTCTTCGGGTCGAAGGAAACGCTCGGGTTCCTCGCCTGCCTTTTCGTCCTGTTCCCCGCCCCCTCTTACGCGGAGCCCTACCTCGCCCTTCGGGCCGGCGAGCCCTGCGACGCCTGTCATACCAACATGACCGGCGGTGGCAAGCGGACGGACCTCGTAGCCATGCACGCGCGCGAGATTCTCCGCTACCCGCGCTGGCTCGGAACGTTCTTCGCCGACGCGGACCGCTTCACGGGAGAGCTTCACCCCCGCGTGTCCCTCGGCGCGGATCTCCGGACTTCCTACACCGCCCTCTTCCAGGACGAACCCGACGAACGAGGGCTCGTCGAGAACAACACGGCCTTTCGGGACTTTCACGAAAGCCGCCTCGACGTGACGCAGGCCACGGGCTTCCTCGAGCTCGAACTTTTCACGGACCGGCTGGCCCTCTACGTCGACCAGCGCCTTTCGCCCACGACGGACAACCGCGAA
The sequence above is a segment of the Candidatus Binatia bacterium genome. Coding sequences within it:
- the hisS gene encoding histidine--tRNA ligase, which codes for MKISAVKGFRDVLPEESARWSWIERTARTLFARYHYDEIRLPVAEKAALFGRSIGEFSDIVEKEMYTFEDRDGTRLALRPEGTASVVRAYVEHSIYVKNPEAKFYYIGPMFRRERPQKGRYRQFHQIGVEAFGREDPVLDAEVILLVADLLDELAVERAWFELNSLGCSACRPRFREAVRKFGERLGERLCENCRRRLGGNPLRILDCKEEACRAATENAPSLPEFWCEACREHFSRVRELVSAEGIAFRENPRLVRGLDYYCRTAFEVLAAGLGAQNAIGGGGRYDGLVEALGGPDVPAVGVALGIERLAMVAGPHPEPGGVEVFVAPVGRPAEKAAQGLAHRLRRAGVRVEMESGDRSLRSQMRRAHREGARFTLIVGEEELADGAATVRDMVAKRDFRRSVPLGGDAETVLTALRRLGGGESAKTGGS
- the purM gene encoding phosphoribosylformylglycinamidine cyclo-ligase, which codes for MARGLSYRSAGVDARRASRLVDTIAELARKTSRPEVLRGIGGFGALFRAPRRYRRPLWVASTDGVGTKLRVALAAARHREVGIDLVAMNVNDVLTLGAEPLVFLDYFATGRLETRVAKEVLAGIAEGCREAGCALVGGEIAELPSFYPGGEYDLAGFVVGVVEEKKVVDGRDVREGDAVIGLASAGLHSNGFSLVRRVLLDKAALPLDARIPELGCRLADELLRPTRIYVPLVRRILTRFRVKAMAHITGGGLVENVPRVLPEGHGVVFWKGTWPVPPIFDLVARLGPVGEREMYRTFNMGVGFVLVVERKVAPELLGELGRGGEQAWWIGEIRRGPRAARFEKPKVGEKMP